The DNA region AGCACCGGCGCGGGACGGGACATCTGCGCAGGCTACTGCACGGCGTCGCCGGCGAAGAAGTACTACCAAGCCCCATACTGGGAGGTGACGAACCCGACGACATGGGCCTATCGCAACGCGGACTGGGAAGGATATGCGGCGGGGGGTCCGAAGGGGTTGGAATCCCAGGGGCTTTCTGCTTAGAATGCCCTGTCATGTGGCCCCGGAACGACAACGAAGAGGATTTGCCGCCATGCCTATGCCGATTTCATTCCGGGAAACGGAGATCGATGGGATCCTCGAGGTGACGGCGACCGTCCACGCGGACAACCGCGGCTTTTTTTCGGAAATCTATAATCAAGACGTCTGGCAGGAAGCGGGATTCCGCGAGACGTTCGTCCAGGACAATCTGAGCCTTTCCGGAAAGGGCGTTTTGCGCGGGATGCACTACCAGATTGAGCCGGACGGCATGGGCAAGCTCGTGCGCACGCTGAATGGCTCGGTCTACGACGTGGCGGTGGACCTCCGGCGCGGCTCGCCCACTTTTGGCAAATGGCTCGGGCGCGAGTTGAGCGCCGCAAATGGGCTTGCGCTGTGGATACCGTCCGGTTTCGCGCACGGGTTCGTGTCCCTCGAGGACAACAGCCTCGTCTATTACAAATGCACGCAGACGCACCGGCCGGAGGCGGAGCGCACGCTCGCCTTCAATGATCCGGAGGTTGGCATACTCTGGCCGATTGCTCCGACCGTGGTCTCGCGGAAGGACCGTGAGGCGCCCGTGTTGCGCGACGCGGAATTCAATTTCCCGTACCGGCCCGGCAGGTAGTCTGGAGCGCCGGGCGCATGAAGGGTCAGCGGAACATACTCCTCACCGGCGGCAGCGGGGTGCTGGGCGGGGCTTTGCGCCGGCTCCTGCCGGAGCTAGACGCGCCCGGGGAAACCGAATTCGATGTTACGCAGCCCGGCCAGATGGAGGACTACCTCAAGGGCCGCTCCCTCTCGTGCATTATCCATGCCGCTGCTTTTGTCTCTCCGCCTTTGGTCGATAGGGAGCCCCTGCGCGCCGTCGAGGTCAACATCATTGGCACGGCGAACGTGGTGCGTCTCTGCATGCAGCGTGGTCTGCGGCTGGTCTACATCTCTACGGACTACGTCTTTCGCGGCGATCGCGGCAACTACACTGAGGAAGACGCAGTCTATCCGGTAAACAAGTACGCATGGTCCAAGCTGGGCGGCGAATGCGCTGTCCGTTTGTGCGACAATGCCCTGATCATCCGCACGACCTTCGGGCCGGATGTCTTTCCGTACCCGAAAGCGTTCGTTGACCAATGGACGAGCCGCGAGCCGGTGTCGCGCATTGCCGCGCGGATGGTCCCGGCGATCCTGTCGGACGTGACCGGCGTCCTCCACATCGGCGGCCCGCGCAAATCGGTCCACGAATACGCGGTCAGCCTTGACGGTGCGCGTCCGATCGCGCCGTTGCGGCGGTGCGAAGTGGATTTCGATGTGCCGGAGGACACGTCGCTGGACACGGCGCGTTATGACGCCCTGTTTTCGAAAGGAATAATGCCGTGAAAATATTGGTTGCGGGCGGCGCCGGTTACATCGGTTCCGTGCTCACGCCGTTGCTTCTCGAACACGGGTACGAAGTGGAGGTGGTCGACCTGCTCTGGTTCGGCAACCATCTTCCGGACGGCGTGCGGGTCGAGCGGCGTGACCTGTTCGATTTGACGCACGAGGATCTCCGTGGATACGAGCAGGTCATCTTTCTCGCCGGGTTGTCGAACGACCCGATGGCGGAATTCGACCCCGCGATGAACTTCATCCAGAATGGGGCGCTGCCGACCTATCTCGCGTTCCAGGCGAAGCGCGCGGGCGTGCGCCGGTTCCTCTACGCCTCCTCGTGTTCCGTCTACGGCTACACGGTCAACCAGTTGTATGACGAAGACGCGCCGGTCACGTGCGGGTATCCTTACGGTGTTTCAAAACTCGCGGGCGAACGCGGCGTGCTCCAGCTTCAGGACGACGCCTTCTCGACGATTGCGCTCCGGCAAGGCACGGTCAACGGCTACAGCCCGCGCATGCGCTTCGATCTTATCGTCAACACAATGTTCAAGTGCGCGCTGCAGGACGGCGTGGTCGTCGTCAACAACCCCTCGATCTGGCGGCCCCTGATCGACGTACGGGACACGGCGGGCGCGTTTTTGCGCGCGGTGCAAGCCGATTACGCCATCAGTGGCGTGTTCAACGTCGCGTACGACAATTTCACCGTCGGCCTGGTCGCCGACCTGGTCAAGGATGAGGTCGAATCCCTTACCGGTATGAAGGCCCGGGTGGAAATCCGTAACGTTCAGGACTACCGGAATTACAAGGTCAGTTGCGAACGCGCCAAGACCTGCCTTGGGTTCCGCCCCAAGCACGCCGTCACCGACACCGTGCGCGAGATGTTCCGGCACCGCGAGGCTTATGGTGATTTCGCCGAAGACGCTTTTTACAACATCCGCGTGTTCAAGAAGCTGGCGGCCCGGCCCAAGCAGAAGTGAACGCAGACGGAATCCGTTCCGGACCGGCTTGTCCGGAGCGCTTGAAACTTTCCGGTGGCCGGTGTAAGGTGTCTGATGTAGTAGCGTGCAGGCCACAGAGGAGGCGGGGGACTATGCACAGGCGCGGGTTTACGCTGATTGAGCTGCTGGTGGTGATCGCGATCATTGGCATTCTTGCCGCGATACTGCTGCCGGCGCTGGCCCGAGCGCGCGAGTCGGCTCGGCGCGCGAGTTGCGCAAACAACCTCAAAGAACTTGGGCTGGTGTTCAAGATGTACGCGGGCGAGAACGACGGCGCGTTTCCTTCCTTGAAGAATCACGACAGCAAGGGCGTGACGGACGGGCAAGGCATGCCCCTGGGCTGCCGCGACTGGAAATGGAACATAACCGATTTCGTCTTCGACCCGGAACAGACGTATCCGGAGTATCTGTGTGATTTCGAGGTGTTGCTGTGCCCGTCCGACCCGGACGCCCGGCGTATACTCGAAGACGCCTGCTATTACACGCCCGCCAGCCTGCCTGTCGAGCAGCGCCCGCTGGACCTGTGCGGGCTGACGTCCTTCTCGTATTTCTATCTCGGTTGGGCGTTGCGGCCCGAGGATTACCTGTTGACGGGCGGCGGCGGCGAGAACGTGCCTGAGCCGAAGCTGGGCATCGACATCTCGCTCGGTCTTTCGGCGCGGCTCCAGGAGTTGTTGTTCGACGACGCGGCGAAGGCGGGCGGCGCGTTTCACAAAGACTTCGAATTCGTGCACGAAAGCCGGGGCGATGTCGTGGTGCCGCGCTTGCGCGAAGGCATCGAGCGATTCCTCATCACCGATATCAACAACCCCGCCGCGAGCGCCGTGGCGCAGTCGCAGGTGGTGGTCATGTTCGACGCGATTGGGCCGCCGACAACGCAGGGAGGCCGGTACTTCTCCTTCAACCACATCCCCGGCGGCGGCAATGTTCTGTTCATGGACGGTCATGTGGACTTCCTTACGTACCCGAGCCGTCATCCGATGTGCCGGACCTGGGCGGGCGTCATGGCTCTTATCGACGCACTTGTCGGGACTCTGCTGCCGTAACACGGGGGGACAATCGGCGCTCGAAGGAGGGAAAGCCATGGAGCGCGTGCTGTATGCCGAATTGACGCCGCACGAGTTCCAACGCCGGGTCCAGGCGGCCCCCATAGCATATTTGCCGCTCGGAACGCTCGAGTGGCATGGGCCGCACTTGCCGCTTGGGTCTGATGGCATCCAGTCTCAGGGGTTTTTCGAGGCGCTCGCGCGCCGCGCAGGCGGGGTCGTCCTGCCTATGCTCTTTGTTGGGCCCGATTTCGCGCTCGAGCGGCAGGGGGGCGCGTATTACGGCATGGACGTCTACGGGTTCCCCGATAATGCGCCCGAACAGCTCCCGGGAAGCGCATATTGGGTCGATGAAGACCTGTTCGCCGGATTANNNNNNNNNNNNNNNNNNNNNNNNNNNNNNNNNNNNNNNNNNNNNNNNNNNNNNNNNNNNNNNNNNNNNNNNNNNNNNNNNNNNNNNNNNNNNNNNNNNNGTGGCCGTCCGCGGGACGGCGCGTGCCGATGAAGCGGAACAGGCCATCGCGGATACACCGCGAACTTCGATAGACGCCGCGGTCCTGGCCGGATGCCTGGCGGAACGCACACCCGCGGCGCGGCAGGCGCTCCTGGAATCGCTGCGGGAACGGCTGCGACCGGGCGGGCGGCTCCATGTACTCGAGCCGAACAGCGCCTTTGGCGGCGAGACGCCCGGCGAGGGGCGCGCGCTTTCTCATCATGACCTGATGCGTCTCCTATCGGACACAGGCTTTGCGGCATCCGGCCTGGTTCCGCGCCGGTTCCCCGGTCGCACGGACGCGCTCATTCGCGGCGATTGGGCGCTGTGGTCCTGGCTCGGGGCCTGGTGCGGCGCGTGGATGGCCGCGGAGGCCGCTCCCGCAAGCGGCGTCATGCAAGAGAATGCAGTCCTGGCGGCGCATGGCGATCGCACGCTCCGTCACGGCCGGATACTGCTCGCGATCCTGCTGTTTGCGCTGGCTTGCCGCCTGATCGCGATCGACGAGCCTCCGTTTGGCCTGCTGGCGTGGCGTCAGACGCAAACACTCATGGTGACGCGCAATTTTGCGCGTGAGAGCATGAATATCTTCCGGCCCGAGGTGGATTGGCGCACAACGGATGCGTTTGCGGAGCATGGTTACGTTGGCGGCACCGAGTTGCAGGTCATTCCCTGGCTGACCGCATGGCTCTGGCGGGTTTTCGGCGAGCAGTTCTGGGCGATGCGCGCATTTCCGATCCTGTTTTCCCTGCTGGGGTTTTTTTGGCTGCACCGGCTGGTTGCCCGGCTGCACGGAGAGCGTTGCGCGAGTCTTGCAACCTTCCTGCTCGCGCTTTCGCCCTTTTTCTGGTTCGCGGGCCGCGCGCACATGCCGGAACCGTTCGTCTTTGCCATGAGTTTTGCCGCGCTGCTGGCTTATGACAACTGGCTGCGCCATCGGACGCGGCGGGACTTCGCCTGGGCCGTGCTCGCTACTTCTCTGATGCTGCTTGGGAAACCGCTGTTCGCGGTGATGGCGTTGCCGATGGCGTTCCTGACCGTGCATCATCTGGGCTGGTCCTTCTGGCGCGTCCGGGCGCTGTATCTGTTCGCGGCGCTCGTGGCCGCGCCGTTTCTCGCCTATAACTGGTATTCCTTCCGCGTGCTGCTTCCCGAGACGGGCATCTCCTTTGCCCAGCCGGAACTGGTACGGCTCGGCAGAGCGTTCACACTGGAATATCATCAGGTAATCTGGTCGCGGGTGTTCTTCGAGGCAGTGGGACCGGCCACGGCGTTGACGGCGCTTGCCGGATTGCTGCTCTTGCCGCGCCGGGGTTCCGCCGGCTGGACCACTTATGCGTGGGCCGCGTCCGCGATTGTCTTCTTCTTTTTGTTTCCGGGCGGAAACTCCGCCAACGGCTACTATCAGCTGATAGCTGCGCCGCCGGCCTGCATCTTTGCGGCCCGGGCCGCGCGGGTACTGCTCTCGCGGCGGTGGGCGCGCGCCGCTGGCGTCTTGGTGCTGGCGGTCATCGTGGCGCAGTCGTTGCGCGGCGCAGCGGACTACTTCCGGTCCCAATACGGCGCGGAAGCCTTCGCGTGCGGCAAATGGATCGACGAGAATCTCCCGAAGGACGCGCGCGTGCTTACGCTGAGTTCGGACCCCAACACGCTGTACTACGCGGACCGGTCCGGGTGGATTTGCTGGCGCGAGCATTTTGGCAAGCCCATCAAGGCGGATAAGGAACTGGTTGAACGCACGAAGGCGCTCGGCGCCGAGGCAGTCGCCATTCCTGGCGAAGCGGTTTTTGACAATGCCGCGCGCGGACCGTCCCGGGCGCAGCTTGTGCTCGGAGATTACCTGAACGAGAGTTATTACGCGCACCGGACGCGGGCATTTTCAGTGTATCTGCTGGGGCGCGGCGCGGAGTTGGCGGTGCCGGAGCGGGGGATTACATTCGGCGTGCCGGAAGCGCGCAGACACCTGCGTGGCCTATGGGGGCCCGACCAGGCCACGCGCCGCCTCGAGACTTTTGTTGGCATCCCGGCCAACGGCGACCGCCGCCTGCGTTTCGACGCTCCGGCGGACGGGCGCCATGTGGTGCTGTATCTCGCCTATACTACGCCAAACGCGAAACTGGCCGCGCGGCTGGACGGCAATAACGCCGTGCAGGACCACTGCACGAGTGTCTGGAAACCGCAGCGCGTGGATTTGGGACCCGTGCCCGCGGGACCGGCGCGGCACACGGTCACGCTGAACGTTACGGGGAATGCTCGAGACTATGGGGCCCTGTTATACCGGCTCGTGCTGGAAACGCCTGCAACGCACTAAAGAATAGAGGTGAACACTATGACGACGCTCCTGGTTTGTCTGATTACCGCAATGTGCGGCCAATTGCCTGCCCCTGACGTGGAGACGATATCCCTCTGGCCGGACGGGCCGCCGGAACAGCCGGTGGCAGGAGAGGTTGTTGAAGCGCGGCTGTACCACTACATCCTTCCGGACGCGGGCGAGGGAAGAACGGCGATCATCGTTTGTCCGGGCGGCGGCTACGGCAACCTGGCAACGGACCACGAGGGCGAGCAGGTGGCGCGCTGGCTTATGCAAGCCGGGATTGTCCCCGTCGTGCTTCACTACCGGCACGCGCCGAACTATCGTCATCCCGCGCCGCTATCGGATGCGCTCCGTGCCGTGCGCACGGTCCGGGGCCGCGCCCTCGAATGGGGTATCGCCCCGGACCGTATCGGCATGATGGGATTCTCCGCGGGCGGGCATCTCGTTGCCACCGCAGGCACGCTTTTCGACGAGGGTGACACAGCGGCGGTCGACCCCGTCGCGCGTATCAGTTCCAGGCCCGATTTTCTCGTCCTCGTGTATCCCGTCATCACGCTGGATGACCCATTCGCGCATGCCGGGTCGCGGCGTAATCTTCTCGGGGAGAACCCGTCCCCGGAACTGCTGAAACGAATGTCGCCGGAGAAACAGGTCACCGCTTTGACACCGCCGGCGTTTCTCGTGCATTCGACGGAAGACACGGGTGTGCCCTCACAGAACAGCGTGCTCTTCTACCTCGCGTTGCGCGCGGCGGGCGCGCCTGCGGAGATGCACATCTACGCCAAGGGTCCTCACGGTTTCGGGTTGGCCTTGAAGGACCCGGTGCT from Candidatus Hydrogenedentota bacterium includes:
- the rfbC gene encoding dTDP-4-dehydrorhamnose 3,5-epimerase, producing the protein MPISFRETEIDGILEVTATVHADNRGFFSEIYNQDVWQEAGFRETFVQDNLSLSGKGVLRGMHYQIEPDGMGKLVRTLNGSVYDVAVDLRRGSPTFGKWLGRELSAANGLALWIPSGFAHGFVSLEDNSLVYYKCTQTHRPEAERTLAFNDPEVGILWPIAPTVVSRKDREAPVLRDAEFNFPYRPGR
- a CDS encoding sugar nucleotide-binding protein; the encoded protein is MKGQRNILLTGGSGVLGGALRRLLPELDAPGETEFDVTQPGQMEDYLKGRSLSCIIHAAAFVSPPLVDREPLRAVEVNIIGTANVVRLCMQRGLRLVYISTDYVFRGDRGNYTEEDAVYPVNKYAWSKLGGECAVRLCDNALIIRTTFGPDVFPYPKAFVDQWTSREPVSRIAARMVPAILSDVTGVLHIGGPRKSVHEYAVSLDGARPIAPLRRCEVDFDVPEDTSLDTARYDALFSKGIMP
- a CDS encoding SDR family oxidoreductase produces the protein MKILVAGGAGYIGSVLTPLLLEHGYEVEVVDLLWFGNHLPDGVRVERRDLFDLTHEDLRGYEQVIFLAGLSNDPMAEFDPAMNFIQNGALPTYLAFQAKRAGVRRFLYASSCSVYGYTVNQLYDEDAPVTCGYPYGVSKLAGERGVLQLQDDAFSTIALRQGTVNGYSPRMRFDLIVNTMFKCALQDGVVVVNNPSIWRPLIDVRDTAGAFLRAVQADYAISGVFNVAYDNFTVGLVADLVKDEVESLTGMKARVEIRNVQDYRNYKVSCERAKTCLGFRPKHAVTDTVREMFRHREAYGDFAEDAFYNIRVFKKLAARPKQK
- a CDS encoding creatininase family protein, coding for MERVLYAELTPHEFQRRVQAAPIAYLPLGTLEWHGPHLPLGSDGIQSQGFFEALARRAGGVVLPMLFVGPDFALERQGGAYYGMDVYGFPDNAPEQLPGSAYWVDEDLFAGL
- a CDS encoding glycosyltransferase family 39 protein; translated protein: VAVRGTARADEAEQAIADTPRTSIDAAVLAGCLAERTPAARQALLESLRERLRPGGRLHVLEPNSAFGGETPGEGRALSHHDLMRLLSDTGFAASGLVPRRFPGRTDALIRGDWALWSWLGAWCGAWMAAEAAPASGVMQENAVLAAHGDRTLRHGRILLAILLFALACRLIAIDEPPFGLLAWRQTQTLMVTRNFARESMNIFRPEVDWRTTDAFAEHGYVGGTELQVIPWLTAWLWRVFGEQFWAMRAFPILFSLLGFFWLHRLVARLHGERCASLATFLLALSPFFWFAGRAHMPEPFVFAMSFAALLAYDNWLRHRTRRDFAWAVLATSLMLLGKPLFAVMALPMAFLTVHHLGWSFWRVRALYLFAALVAAPFLAYNWYSFRVLLPETGISFAQPELVRLGRAFTLEYHQVIWSRVFFEAVGPATALTALAGLLLLPRRGSAGWTTYAWAASAIVFFFLFPGGNSANGYYQLIAAPPACIFAARAARVLLSRRWARAAGVLVLAVIVAQSLRGAADYFRSQYGAEAFACGKWIDENLPKDARVLTLSSDPNTLYYADRSGWICWREHFGKPIKADKELVERTKALGAEAVAIPGEAVFDNAARGPSRAQLVLGDYLNESYYAHRTRAFSVYLLGRGAELAVPERGITFGVPEARRHLRGLWGPDQATRRLETFVGIPANGDRRLRFDAPADGRHVVLYLAYTTPNAKLAARLDGNNAVQDHCTSVWKPQRVDLGPVPAGPARHTVTLNVTGNARDYGALLYRLVLETPATH
- a CDS encoding alpha/beta hydrolase translates to MTTLLVCLITAMCGQLPAPDVETISLWPDGPPEQPVAGEVVEARLYHYILPDAGEGRTAIIVCPGGGYGNLATDHEGEQVARWLMQAGIVPVVLHYRHAPNYRHPAPLSDALRAVRTVRGRALEWGIAPDRIGMMGFSAGGHLVATAGTLFDEGDTAAVDPVARISSRPDFLVLVYPVITLDDPFAHAGSRRNLLGENPSPELLKRMSPEKQVTALTPPAFLVHSTEDTGVPSQNSVLFYLALRAAGAPAEMHIYAKGPHGFGLALKDPVLGTWPNHLLAWLRAMSLLDAEGAASP